A stretch of Fulvia fulva chromosome 4, complete sequence DNA encodes these proteins:
- a CDS encoding COP9 signalosome complex subunit 7a — MDASRAINALAPFVALAKSATAPRAAAGLITQATSAQNTYVFAELLQQPNIKALAGNEQHGSSYELLKCFAWGTWETYKATPGLPELSDAQALKLRQLSILTIASQQSSATSRTSNLSYQSLCTRLDLTSSVDLEHLITQAMYSDLITGTLNPASQTVVITSVAPLRDLAPGSVQSMISELAAWSGRCDWVLAELEAEIKKVKADAERRAKRESRTEKQIKAVTDAGEQGSTMSLGGSGASRSGHNTRGAKKDDDEEDGDMMDLDDGKVTGAVKKGGKNILQRLTRGSSGKS, encoded by the exons ATGGACGCCTCACGCGCCATCAACGCGCTCGCACCGTTTGTCGCGCTTGCCAAATCAGCAACAGCACCAAGAGCCGCCGCCGGCCTCATCACACAGGCAACTTCAGCACAGAACACATATGTTTTCGCCGAACTATTACAACAGCCGAACATCAAAGCCCTTGCAGGCAATGAGCAACATGGCAGCTCATACGAGCTCCTCAAGTGCTTCGCATGGGGTACTTGGGAGACATACAAAG CAACACCAGGACTTCCCGAGCTGTCAGATGCCCAAGCCCTCAAACTCCGCCAACTGTCCATACTCACCATCGCATCGCAACAGTCTTCAGCCACCTCAAGGACCTCCAACCTAAGCTACCAGTCCCTCTGCACCCGACTCGACCTCACCTCCTCCGTCGACCTCGAGCACCTCATCACCCAAGCAATGTACAGCGACCTCATCACCGGAACTCTCAATCCGGCCTCTCAGACCGTCGTTATCACCTCCGTAGCACCCCTCCGCGACCTCGCTCCAGGCAGCGTCCAGTCCATGATCTCCGAGCTGGCAGCATGGTCTGGACGCTGCGACTGGGTGCTCGCCGAGCTTGAAGCAGAGATCAAGAAGGTCAAAGCAGACGCCGAGAGACGTGCGAAGCGGGAGTCAAGAACCGAGAAACAGATCAAGGCCGTGACGGATGCGGGTGAGCAGGGCTCGACAATGTCTCTGGGTGGTTCTGGGGCAAGCAGGAGTGGTCACAATACTCGAGGTGCGAAGAAGGATGATGACGAGGAAGACGGCGACATGATGGACTTGGATGATGGCAAGGTCACTGGCGCCGTGAAGAAGGGCGGTAAGAATATCCTGCAGCGTCTCACAAGAGGGAGCAGTGGGAAGAGCTGA